One genomic segment of Desmodus rotundus isolate HL8 chromosome 5, HLdesRot8A.1, whole genome shotgun sequence includes these proteins:
- the ZNF892 gene encoding zinc finger protein 892, with product MPSERSDRENGLCPYPHGEHIGGNGCCGSDCQMPDEEWRHLIPIQRDLYKQVMLENYESIVSLGLPVPQPDVIFQLKREDKPWIVDLHGSDESGNISLDWETKPEIQSASEEEKSEGMLREKLGRKDPLCPKFEVHALEGGLETEKESPAVETCKKPFSPEESLRQGSTPSKKILTKDRDQECSSCGKTFFDHSSLIRHQRTHTGRKPYDCHECGKAFFNRSSLTVHQRIHTGEKPFKCCECGKAFSHRCSLSRHLMSHTGESPYECSACGKAFFDRSSLTVHQRIHTGEKPFKCSECGKAFFDRSSLTRHQRIHTGESPYECSQCGKAFSQKSILTRHQLIHTGRKPYECNECGKAFYGVSSLNRHQKAHAGEPRYQCSECGKAFFDRSSLTQHQKIHTGDKPYECSECGKAFSQRSRLTRHQRVHTGEKPFECSVCGKVFSSKSSVIQHQRRYAKQGIDLRANLSLSGWREGGREAPRVGARRAGEGRARPQASEWTEQWTPGLTAGSAARPREGVAIEPGGRGSFSEDSDLPHAGNPEENGATTVLLTPVSQESLMTKDMAEALTQWEQLNPAQGDVPEKHRNLVLLGLPISKPDVIAQLGCGEKLEREASKASSPDWETTPESKELTPEQDGSEEESNPGVLIERFPKEDDSGCEDSLESQQENHEKHLIQEVVTQKKSSGESRYQCDEFGRNFGRRSLLVQQEGKRLHNCDSFKKNLKQNSDLMRHERLCAGKKPWKCNECEKAFSYYSAFVLHQRIHTGEKPYECNECGRAFSQSIHLTLHQRIHTGEKPYKCHECGKAFSHRSALIRHHIIHTGEKPYECNECGKAFNQSSYLTQHQRIHTGEKPYECNECGKAFSQSTFLTQHQVIHTGEKPYKCNECGKAFSDRSGLIQHQRTHTGERPYECNECGKAFGYCSALTQHQRTHTGEKPYKCNDCAKAFSDRSALIRHQRTHTGEKPYKCNDCGKAFSQSSSLTKHQKTHTGEKPYKCKECGKAFSQSSSLSQHQKTHAGGKTKEYGKAFTEH from the exons ATGCCGAGTGAGCGCAGCGACCGTGAGAAC GGACTCTGCCCTTATCCACACGGAGAGCACATAGGAGGGaatggctgctgtggctccgaCTGCCAGATGCCAG ACGAAGAGTGGAGGCATCTGATCCCTATTCAGAGGGATCTCTACAAGCaggtgatgctggagaactacGAGAGCATTGTCTCACTAG GACTTCCAGTTCCTCAACCTGATGTGATTTTCCAGTTGAAGAGAGAGGATAAGCCTTGGATAGTTGATCTTCATGGATCCGATGAGAGCGGGAACATTTCTCTAG ACTGGGAGACTAAGCCTGAGATTCAAAGTgcttcagaagaagaaaaatcgGAAGGAATGTTGAGGGAAAAGCTTGGAAGAAAAGATCCTCTGTGTCCTAAATTTGAAGTTCATGCACTGGAAGGTGGGTtggaaacagagaaggaaagcCCTGCAGTGGAGACCTGCAAGAAACCCTTTTCCCCCGAGGAAAGCTTGCGACAAGGGTCAACTCCCTCCAAGAAAATTCTCACTAAAGATAGAGACCAGGAATGCAGCAGTTGTGGGAAGACCTTTTTTGACCACTCGTCCCTTATCCGCCATCAGAGGACTCACACAGGAAGAAAGCCCTATGACTGTCatgagtgtgggaaagcctttttCAACCGTTCATCTCTAACTGTACATCAGCgaatccacactggagagaagccctttAAATGCTGTGAGTGTGGAAAAGCCTTCAGTCACAGATGCAGTCTGAGCAGACATTTGATGTCTCACACTGGGGAGAGCCCCTATGAATGCAGCGCATGTGGGAAAGCCTTTTTTGACCGTTCATCCCTAACTGTACATCAGcgaattcacactggagagaagccatttaaatgcagtgagtgtgggaaagCTTTCTTTGACCGTTCGTCCCTCACTCGACaccagagaattcatactggagaaagTCCTTATGAATGTAgtcagtgtgggaaagccttcagccagAAAAGCATTCTTACTCGACACCAGCTAATTCACACTGGCAGGAAGCCATATGAATGTAatgagtgtgggaaagccttctaTGGTGTCTCATCACTGAATAGACATCAAAAAGCTCATGCTGGAGAGCCTCGCTACCagtgcagtgagtgtgggaaagCATTCTTTGACCGCTCATCCCTTACACAGCATCAGAAGATTCACACTGGAGACAAACCCTATGAATGCAgcgaatgtgggaaagcctttagccAGAGAAGCCGACTTACGCGACATCAGAGGGttcatacaggagagaaaccctttGAATGCAGCGTTTGTGGGAAAGTGTTCAGTTCTAAATCGTCAGTTATTCAACATCAACGGCGCTATGCCAAACAGGGAATAGACT TGCGGGCCAATCTAAGCCTGAGTGGCTGGAGGGAGGGCGGCAGGGAGGCCCCCCGGGTGGGTGCCAGGCGAGCCGGCGAGGGTCGCGCGCGTCCCCAGGCCTCTGAGTGGACAGAGCAGTGGACCCCTGGTCTCACGGCGGGGTCTGCTGCCCGGCCACGGGAGGGAGTCGCCATTGAGCCCGGGGGCAGAG GGTCATTTTCTGAGGACTCAGACCTTCCCCATGCTGGAAACCCAGAAGAAAATGGTGCGACCACTGTGCTGCTGACCCCTGTATCCCAG GAGTCACTGATGACCAAGGATATGGCCGAGGCTCTCACCCAGTGGGAGCAGCTGAACCCTGCTCAGGGAGATGTGCCCGAGAAGCATAGGAACCTGGTCTTGCTGG GGCTTCCAATTTCCAAGCCTGATGTAATCGCTcagttggggtgtggggagaagctggagagagaagcctcaaaagcCTCTAGTCCAG aCTGGGAGACAACACCAGAAAGCAAGGAGCTAACTCCAGAGCAGGATGGTTCTGAAGAGGAGTCAAACCCTGGCGTGCTGATAGAAAGATTTCCAAAGGAAGATGACAGTGGATGTGAGGATTCTTTAGAGAGTCAGCAGGAAAACCATGAGAAACATTTAATACAAGAAGTTGTCACTCAGAAGAAATCTTCTGGGGAGAGTCGTTACCAATGTGATGAATTTGGAAGAAATTTTGGTCGGAGGTCATTACTTGTTcaacaggaaggaaagagactACATAATTgtgattcatttaaaaagaacCTAAAGCAAAATTCAGATCTAATGAGGCATGAgagactttgtgcaggaaagaaacCCTGGAAGTGTAATGAATGTGAGAAAGCCTTTAGTTACTACTCAGCTTTTGTCTtgcatcagagaattcacacaggagaaaagccCTACGAGTGTAATGAGTGTGGTAGAGCCTTTAGCCAGAGCATACACCTTACTCTCCaccagagaattcatactggagaaaaaccCTACAAATGTcatgaatgtgggaaagcctttagtcACCGCTCAGCCCTTATTCGGCATCACataattcacactggagagaaaccctatgagtgcaatgaatgtgggaaggcctttaATCAGAGCTCATACCTCACTCAACATCAGCGAATTCACACCggagagaaaccttatgaatgcaatgaatgtgggaaggccttcagccAAAGTACATTTCTTACCCAGCATCAGGtcattcacactggagagaaaccctataagtgtaatgaatgtgggaaagcttttagtgaTCGTTCAGGCCTCATCCAGCACCAGAGAACTCATACTGGGGAGAGACCTTATGagtgtaatgaatgtgggaaagcctttggCTACTGTTCAGCCCTGACACAACATCAGAGAACTCACACGGGGGAGAAACCCTATAAATGCAATGATTGTGCCAAAGCCTTCAGTGACCGCTCAGCCCTCATCCGTCATCAGAGGacacacactggaga
- the ZNF514 gene encoding LOW QUALITY PROTEIN: zinc finger protein 514 (The sequence of the model RefSeq protein was modified relative to this genomic sequence to represent the inferred CDS: inserted 7 bases in 4 codons; deleted 2 bases in 1 codon; substituted 6 bases at 6 genomic stop codons), with the protein MGEELVIGDWERRPKTKESMPIXGSSKELFXIASVEEHSRDELWSSKLRAACDCDDQLETHPEKWERLLTETSLTHKSXLRGSHKWSELGRGLGLRSVLVNQCDITTGGASYTYDKGFRQTXGRNNXQRTHPGKKSCTCNERRKSFPFQSELRRHQRCHTGEEPHECSECGRVFAHISSLNKXQRIHTGEKPYKCSKCGXAFNQSSSLVLHYTFHTGEKPYKCNECGRAFHTYPLIKAARTHTKQKPCESSRCGKAFSQSSSLIMHXIHSXEKPYGHGKCERAVSQTSSFGKHQRCPTGXKPWEWNACGKRSQDQELT; encoded by the exons ATGGGGGAGGAGCTGGTCATAGGAG ACTGGGAGAGAAGGCCTAAAACCAAGGAATCAATGCCAATTTAGGGAAGTTCCAAAGAATTATTCTAGATAGCATCAGTGGAAGAACACAGTAGAGATGAACTCTGGTCCTCCAAACTGAGAGCAGCCTGTGATTGTGATGACCAGTTAGAGACACATCCAGAAAAATGGGAGAGACTTCTGACGGAAACATCACTTACTCACAAATC GCTTAGGGGAAGTCATAAATGGAGTGAACTGGGGAGAGGTTTAGGCTTAAGATCAGTCCTTGTTAACCAATGTGATATTACTACTGGAGGAGCATCCTATACGTATGATAAAGGATTCAGACAGACTTGAGGGAGAAATAA TCAGAGAACCCATCCAGGGAAGAAATCCTGTACATGCAATGAACGCAGGAAGTCCTTCCCCTTCCAGTCAGAACTTAGGCGCCATCAGAGATGTCACACTGGAGAAGAGCCCCATgagtgcagtgagtgtgggagaGTCTTTGCTCATATTTCATCCCTTAATAA ACAGAGAATTCACACTGGGGAAAAGCCCTACAAGTGCAGCAAGTGTG GAGCCTTCAACCAGAGCTCATCTCTTGTCCTACATTATACgtttcatactggagagaaaccctacaagTGTAATGAGTGTGGGAGAGCTTT TCACACTTACCCCCTCATCAAAG CAGCAAGAACACACACTAAACAGAAGCCCTGTGAAAGCAGCAgatgtgggaaggccttcagccAGAGCTCATCCCTCATCATGCATTGAATTCATTCTTGAGAAAAACCCTACGGACATGGTAAATGTGAGAGAGCCGTTAGCCAGACATCTTCCTTTGGTAAACATCAGCGA TGTCCTACGGGTTAGAAACCTTGGGAATGGAATGCATGCGGGAAA AGAAGCCAAGACCAGGAGCTGACATAG